One Spirochaetota bacterium DNA window includes the following coding sequences:
- a CDS encoding helix-turn-helix transcriptional regulator has protein sequence MKTMIGIKDRKSGYRFASDDYDLRQIIQVREGVLCLHEHGAVKRIHPGETLVLFPHTRFALSCPDGYRGFFVIMPRSGKSIAMKRSMILFREDILDSMGRYLFSELIAPRPHEAVMISAMADLFCRFVYVRCAPQHAQRGNAALVRFAKEIIRDAATEAVGLRVLLGRIPVSYEHFERIFRRTTGMRPKEYRDSVRISTAKRLLAKRDMPITDIAFECGYSSSQHFSADFRKHTGKTPAEFGCR, from the coding sequence ATGAAAACAATGATCGGTATCAAGGACAGGAAGAGCGGCTACCGCTTTGCAAGCGATGATTACGATCTCAGGCAGATAATACAGGTCCGCGAGGGCGTACTCTGCCTTCATGAACATGGCGCGGTGAAACGTATTCATCCGGGGGAAACGCTTGTCCTTTTTCCGCATACTCGTTTTGCCCTCTCATGCCCGGACGGGTACCGGGGTTTTTTCGTCATCATGCCGCGGTCAGGGAAGTCGATAGCGATGAAGCGTTCGATGATACTTTTCCGTGAGGATATTCTTGACAGCATGGGGCGCTATCTTTTCAGCGAGCTCATCGCCCCGAGGCCGCACGAAGCGGTGATGATCAGTGCCATGGCCGATCTCTTCTGCCGATTCGTATATGTACGATGCGCCCCGCAGCATGCACAACGGGGGAACGCAGCCCTCGTCCGTTTTGCAAAGGAGATAATCAGGGATGCGGCAACGGAAGCGGTCGGCTTGCGCGTGCTCTTGGGACGTATCCCCGTGAGCTATGAGCATTTCGAGCGCATATTCCGCCGCACCACCGGCATGCGTCCCAAGGAATATCGGGACAGCGTGCGCATCAGTACTGCGAAGCGACTCCTCGCGAAACGGGACATGCCGATCACCGATATCGCTTTTGAGTGCGGGTATTCATCATCGCAGCATTTCAGCGCCGATTTCAGGAAGCATACGGGAAAGACACCGGCTGAATTCGGATGCCGTTAG
- a CDS encoding acyltransferase domain-containing protein → MTAAATGNASPRMDLKDALSAVGDGDLLTADGATPEGMREASLWNIYWAHSQSVIPSGTLPFLLPSAIRENWRNCSCPGEVPDELLDAAAAIQEHTALRALVWHMWWMGFHAPSHPGIKKKPYFSAFFTDRGVVYLAIALDLHRLLSEYHRAQRIDPEITRDTSRQVACFADNYQRACRKLGIFANQFFWLYHYLHEPYVRLGRLEFWYRSFPKNIRVLRRRTSGEHVILSAPGLTFDGNGQTTLPGAIPGTDGCWQSTQEYIGGVWRGNRVAKDGIVECTVSEYADADYVSILGTGSPVVDIHIPSGGGLSVEALHDSFARAYTFFAPRYPQAPPVAAVCFSWMFTRDVHAIMEPAANLPRVLRELQLYPVDQASPNGPAHVFMQDAPFSLAHAARDSSLQRSIIAWLEAGNPWRSGGMLHMFEK, encoded by the coding sequence ATGACCGCAGCCGCGACGGGGAACGCCTCTCCGCGCATGGACCTGAAAGACGCGCTCAGTGCTGTCGGCGACGGTGATCTCCTGACGGCAGACGGCGCAACGCCCGAGGGTATGCGGGAGGCTTCACTTTGGAATATATACTGGGCCCATTCGCAATCGGTCATTCCGTCCGGAACGCTCCCCTTCCTGCTGCCTTCGGCGATTCGAGAGAATTGGCGTAACTGCTCATGCCCCGGCGAGGTGCCGGATGAATTGCTCGATGCTGCCGCGGCGATACAGGAACACACCGCGTTACGGGCGTTGGTATGGCATATGTGGTGGATGGGTTTTCACGCCCCGTCCCACCCCGGCATAAAAAAGAAACCGTATTTTTCTGCATTCTTCACCGATCGCGGTGTGGTGTATCTCGCCATTGCCCTCGATCTGCACCGACTGCTCAGCGAATACCACCGAGCACAGCGCATCGACCCCGAGATCACCCGCGATACGTCACGGCAGGTCGCCTGCTTTGCCGACAATTATCAGCGCGCGTGCCGAAAGCTCGGGATATTCGCGAATCAGTTCTTCTGGCTTTATCATTATCTTCATGAACCGTATGTTCGCCTCGGCCGTCTGGAATTCTGGTATCGCTCATTTCCCAAGAATATACGTGTGCTTCGGCGACGAACATCAGGCGAGCATGTCATTTTGTCTGCACCGGGCCTTACTTTTGACGGGAACGGACAGACAACGCTTCCCGGCGCTATTCCCGGTACCGACGGATGCTGGCAAAGTACGCAGGAGTATATCGGCGGTGTATGGCGTGGTAACCGGGTAGCGAAGGACGGTATCGTCGAATGCACGGTAAGTGAATATGCGGATGCGGATTATGTATCCATCCTGGGTACAGGAAGCCCGGTAGTTGATATTCATATCCCGAGCGGCGGCGGCTTGAGCGTTGAGGCTTTGCATGACAGTTTCGCGCGGGCATATACCTTCTTTGCCCCGCGCTATCCACAGGCACCGCCGGTTGCTGCTGTCTGTTTTTCATGGATGTTCACCCGGGACGTTCATGCCATCATGGAACCTGCAGCGAATCTGCCGCGTGTCCTGCGGGAACTGCAGCTCTATCCCGTCGATCAGGCAAGCCCCAACGGGCCGGCACATGTATTCATGCAGGATGCACCGTTCTCGCTCGCACATGCCGCACGGGATTCCAGCCTGCAGCGCTCGATCATAGCGTGGCTTGAAGCGGGTAATCCCTGGCGCAGCGGCGGCATGCTGCATATGTTCGAGAAATGA
- a CDS encoding sugar-binding protein produces MIPRSLAFFIASIGMLAAENLIVNGDFEDAAGDMPKGWSAASYGSQNETAAAASDGAFIRGSISMHLKHANAEKTPGSKGVVILTEKPVSGIQGGSEYTLTFFAKSPSAGGLDAYFYTGAGKKPHFYKMKSFILNGNWTKYTFTAKLMTADDWNDRDLFIRFDLQYGEAYIDGVELSVAAAGGNTAVAPSIQASKYMLVNPGFELGWLGWGPQSYRIMTAPYEEKEIPSAIDTAVKYEGTASLRIEPNGCIGSRRYNVEPGKTYTFSCYAKAEPASGQNRAVRFFVITPTWNISQRAYTVGKDIGTEWKRYSFPVSIPEQGAPFRNTVYIRIDSSDNTVWVDAVQIEKGDMTAYQSGLQAGILTKNELGLFQLAKPEEVSVALASSGGIARDVTVSLVSRDVQSNVLWKKDIPFAATKDELSLKPLMLDNSALGVFETTITVAVPGETPLSVNSWRACVISGAPESAKQNALFGTENTIGGTPAWLEEWNERMANIAGSGFSRVFIWQGTVDDGADPVVLERLKMQLARKKASGKIVMICVGTPRGAKIHHAQPLNDDITETMVNEETALYAAHAGKIAAALTDTVDYYQLLNEPNIWTAHSGSKKGTRFLPAERYQRFIRAGAAAVRAAYPKAKIAANINGIDVNYVDALFAADAAKSIDAFTFHSYRMAPENPSVYDDIKRLRVIIDKYAKGMPLYNDEQYFGMRDMIAHSGEDDRDYYSDTEEEHTGRLLQNYLHHIAADRVPHAQFAVGSTLYRFGMSSPVYFYHAFSGYRFMSQTLFDIKASSALDVNPAVRAFLFERADGVKIVSLNTRMHTVRGGIRNAAADAVYDMNGNRINTPDIPISFIPTYLSFKAGTSADAVLTALKRADLYGFDAPIRLTFDIDGGSLVMNVENCVNKPLTASVTFKKVPNGWQTPAPVTVSALAERATKRFTFPVTEEPIWDREYAVEYTASAGDSILSKRVKLPSMNIPRAAVVIDGDFSDWKNVPSYMLGEDNLSADFSGGKMAHAGPADCSAAFRFAWDDANFYIAVKVTDSVFFTGNGDEGQFWGNDSVQLYFDMQNDDGKFYDANDATYSVGFNKNGVPVAYLDKAPTGRYVGANNVDHGIDDAVKVAWKKTADGYALEMAFPKETLPYMTLKEGSVFAVSLLINDNDGEGRKQGVTLGPKGTEPFGKPVLWKTVRLNK; encoded by the coding sequence ATGATACCACGCAGCCTTGCGTTCTTCATAGCATCGATCGGCATGCTGGCCGCAGAAAACCTTATTGTGAACGGTGATTTCGAGGATGCCGCCGGGGATATGCCCAAGGGATGGAGTGCGGCGTCCTATGGCTCGCAGAACGAGACTGCCGCAGCAGCATCCGACGGCGCATTCATACGCGGGTCCATTTCGATGCACCTGAAGCACGCGAATGCGGAAAAAACGCCGGGGAGCAAAGGTGTCGTCATCCTGACCGAAAAGCCGGTAAGCGGCATTCAGGGCGGCAGCGAGTATACACTGACCTTTTTCGCCAAGTCGCCGTCCGCGGGGGGACTCGATGCATATTTCTACACCGGGGCCGGGAAAAAGCCGCATTTCTACAAGATGAAGTCCTTCATACTCAACGGGAATTGGACAAAATATACTTTCACGGCAAAGCTGATGACAGCCGATGACTGGAACGATCGCGACCTCTTCATCCGGTTCGATCTTCAGTACGGGGAAGCGTATATCGACGGCGTTGAACTCTCCGTTGCAGCTGCCGGCGGAAATACCGCCGTTGCCCCGTCAATACAGGCGTCAAAATATATGCTCGTCAATCCCGGTTTCGAGCTCGGATGGCTCGGCTGGGGCCCGCAGAGTTACCGTATCATGACCGCACCGTATGAGGAGAAGGAGATACCGTCGGCCATCGACACCGCGGTCAAGTACGAAGGAACGGCCTCGCTTCGGATCGAGCCCAACGGCTGCATCGGAAGCCGGCGATATAACGTTGAACCGGGAAAGACATATACCTTCTCATGCTATGCGAAAGCGGAGCCGGCCTCCGGGCAGAATAGAGCAGTACGTTTTTTTGTCATTACCCCGACATGGAATATATCGCAGAGAGCGTATACGGTAGGCAAGGATATTGGAACGGAATGGAAGCGTTATTCATTCCCGGTCAGCATTCCCGAACAAGGCGCGCCGTTCCGCAATACCGTGTACATCCGCATCGATTCGTCTGACAATACCGTCTGGGTGGATGCGGTGCAGATAGAAAAAGGAGATATGACCGCGTATCAGTCCGGTCTGCAGGCGGGCATATTGACGAAGAACGAACTCGGTCTATTTCAGCTGGCAAAACCGGAAGAAGTTTCCGTCGCGCTCGCATCCTCGGGCGGCATTGCGCGTGATGTGACCGTATCGCTCGTTTCCCGCGATGTGCAGTCGAACGTTCTCTGGAAAAAGGACATCCCGTTCGCTGCAACAAAAGATGAACTATCGCTCAAGCCGCTTATGCTCGATAATTCGGCGCTCGGTGTATTCGAGACGACCATCACCGTTGCTGTTCCCGGCGAAACGCCGCTCTCGGTGAATTCATGGCGCGCGTGCGTCATCAGCGGTGCTCCGGAATCGGCGAAACAGAATGCGCTCTTCGGCACGGAGAACACCATCGGCGGGACTCCGGCATGGCTTGAGGAATGGAATGAGCGCATGGCGAACATTGCAGGCTCCGGATTCTCTCGCGTCTTTATCTGGCAAGGCACGGTCGATGACGGCGCCGACCCTGTCGTTCTTGAACGCCTCAAAATGCAGCTTGCGCGCAAAAAGGCGAGCGGAAAGATCGTCATGATATGCGTCGGCACGCCGCGGGGGGCTAAGATACATCACGCCCAGCCGCTCAACGATGATATCACCGAAACCATGGTAAACGAAGAGACCGCATTGTATGCAGCACACGCGGGAAAAATAGCCGCTGCGCTCACCGATACGGTCGACTACTATCAGCTCCTCAACGAACCGAACATATGGACAGCCCATTCCGGGTCGAAAAAAGGTACGCGATTCCTCCCGGCGGAGCGCTATCAGCGATTCATCCGTGCCGGTGCCGCCGCCGTGCGTGCAGCGTATCCCAAGGCGAAGATCGCTGCGAACATCAACGGCATCGATGTCAACTATGTCGATGCACTGTTCGCTGCCGATGCCGCAAAAAGTATCGATGCATTCACGTTCCACTCCTACCGTATGGCGCCGGAGAATCCGTCCGTATACGATGATATCAAACGCCTGCGTGTCATCATTGATAAATATGCCAAGGGCATGCCGCTCTACAACGATGAGCAGTATTTCGGCATGCGGGACATGATCGCGCATTCCGGCGAGGATGACAGGGACTACTACAGCGACACCGAGGAAGAGCACACAGGGCGTCTCCTGCAGAATTATCTGCACCATATCGCCGCCGACCGCGTGCCTCATGCACAGTTCGCCGTGGGATCAACGCTCTACCGCTTCGGGATGAGCAGCCCGGTCTACTTTTACCATGCCTTCAGCGGCTACCGTTTCATGAGCCAGACGCTTTTTGACATCAAGGCCTCGTCAGCGCTCGATGTGAACCCTGCAGTGCGGGCATTCCTCTTTGAGCGTGCGGACGGCGTGAAGATAGTCTCGCTCAATACGCGCATGCATACCGTACGCGGCGGTATACGCAATGCAGCCGCCGACGCGGTATACGATATGAACGGCAACAGGATAAACACACCGGATATCCCCATCTCCTTCATCCCGACCTATCTTTCGTTCAAAGCAGGAACGAGCGCGGATGCCGTGCTCACCGCACTGAAGCGCGCCGACCTCTATGGATTCGATGCACCGATACGGCTCACCTTCGACATCGATGGCGGGTCACTCGTCATGAACGTCGAGAATTGCGTGAACAAGCCCCTTACTGCATCGGTAACATTCAAGAAAGTACCGAATGGATGGCAGACGCCGGCCCCGGTGACCGTTTCTGCGCTCGCTGAACGAGCAACGAAGCGATTCACGTTCCCGGTGACCGAGGAGCCGATATGGGACAGGGAATACGCGGTTGAATATACCGCTTCCGCGGGGGATAGTATTCTTTCAAAACGGGTAAAGCTCCCGTCGATGAATATTCCGCGTGCCGCCGTGGTCATAGACGGGGATTTCTCCGATTGGAAGAATGTGCCGTCGTATATGCTTGGCGAAGATAATCTGTCTGCCGATTTCTCAGGCGGAAAGATGGCTCACGCCGGACCGGCGGACTGTTCTGCGGCATTCCGCTTCGCATGGGACGATGCGAACTTTTATATTGCGGTCAAGGTGACGGACAGCGTATTCTTCACCGGCAACGGTGATGAAGGGCAGTTCTGGGGAAATGATTCCGTGCAGTTATACTTCGACATGCAGAATGACGACGGGAAGTTCTACGATGCGAATGATGCGACATACTCGGTCGGTTTCAACAAAAACGGCGTGCCGGTCGCATATCTCGATAAAGCCCCGACGGGGCGCTATGTAGGCGCGAACAATGTCGACCACGGGATCGATGACGCGGTAAAAGTCGCGTGGAAGAAAACAGCTGACGGGTATGCGCTTGAAATGGCGTTCCCGAAGGAAACACTTCCCTATATGACATTAAAAGAAGGGTCCGTGTTCGCCGTGTCCCTGCTTATCAATGACAATGACGGCGAGGGCAGAAAACAGGGAGTCACGCTCGGGCCGAAAGGCACGGAACCGTTCGGGAAGCCCGTGCTCTGGAAAACAGTGAGACTGAATAAATGA
- a CDS encoding substrate-binding domain-containing protein, with protein MRPDTSTQRFIEELTRSIRERGLQGHERIEGQDELGKKFGVSYTVVRKGLKKLIEQKLIYRIKGKGTFVAPREHLGIKNYIVIIPNINAGGIIPDLWQSIIVLLKGDIIAHGFLPIVFSSAGDFSEIRKMCYEDQIRAAVFFGIDPAKPAVRDAEIFLKKRHIPLTYLEQRGKNTESTVTFDDEAAGAQCAMHLASIGKKRIAIIADKKTGAFGRRIHGFLSEAERHAVNATLVMSSPPDVITREQCRAFDGIAFLYEGLAYSTLALLKGYGVRIPDDLAVITISGSPLTARTDPPLSSSTVPVEEMAAGLTERIFALLEGKPPLSLLRVTPILIPRESTTGKAP; from the coding sequence GTGCGGCCGGATACCAGTACGCAGCGATTCATCGAAGAGCTCACGCGTTCCATACGCGAGCGCGGTCTCCAAGGACATGAGCGCATCGAGGGACAGGATGAGCTCGGGAAGAAATTCGGCGTATCCTATACGGTCGTACGTAAGGGCCTTAAGAAGCTCATCGAGCAGAAGCTCATCTATCGGATAAAAGGGAAGGGCACCTTTGTCGCGCCGCGCGAACATCTGGGGATAAAGAACTACATCGTCATAATACCGAATATCAATGCCGGGGGAATCATCCCCGATCTTTGGCAATCGATCATCGTGCTTTTAAAAGGGGATATCATTGCACATGGCTTTCTGCCGATCGTGTTTTCAAGCGCCGGCGATTTCTCCGAGATACGGAAAATGTGCTACGAGGACCAGATCAGGGCGGCGGTCTTTTTTGGGATAGATCCTGCGAAACCGGCGGTGCGTGATGCCGAGATCTTCCTGAAAAAACGGCACATACCCCTCACCTACCTTGAACAACGCGGCAAGAACACCGAGAGCACCGTCACCTTCGATGATGAGGCCGCCGGTGCGCAATGCGCTATGCATCTCGCTTCCATCGGTAAAAAACGGATCGCGATCATCGCGGATAAAAAAACCGGGGCGTTCGGCAGACGCATACACGGTTTTCTTTCGGAAGCAGAGCGGCATGCGGTGAACGCAACGCTCGTCATGTCATCCCCGCCCGACGTCATCACCCGTGAGCAGTGCCGCGCTTTCGACGGTATCGCTTTCCTGTACGAAGGTCTTGCATACTCAACACTTGCACTTCTCAAGGGATACGGCGTAAGGATACCGGATGATCTTGCCGTGATCACGATAAGCGGCTCCCCGCTTACCGCCCGTACCGACCCGCCGCTTTCCTCGTCCACTGTCCCGGTGGAGGAGATGGCTGCAGGGCTTACCGAGCGTATTTTCGCTCTGCTCGAGGGAAAACCACCGCTTTCACTCCTGCGTGTGACCCCTATCCTCATACCGAGGGAAAGCACCACGGGCAAGGCTCCTTGA
- a CDS encoding alpha-glucosidase/alpha-galactosidase has product MPKITFMGAGSTIFAKNVLGDSMMTPSLCESEIALYDIDAERLKESKLMLDNINKNVNAGKAKITAHLGVGERKNALRGANYVVDAIQVGGYEPSTVIDFEIPKKYGLRQTIADTLGIGGIFRALRTIPVLLDFAKDMEEVCPNAWFLNYTNPMSMLTGAMLRGTSVKTVGLCHSVQGCAEGLLKGLEMPIPEKLQWEIAGINHMSWLLSITDGGKDMYPEIKERAAKKLAEARKKGAKKYGDMVRHAMMLTVGHYITESSEHNAEYSPYWIKAKYPDLIEEYNIPLDEYPRRCVNQIAGWKKQRDELLNDKNLSHKKSHEYGSIIMNAMETDEPARIGGNVLNNGLITNLPSDAVVEVACLVDRNGIQGTHVGMLPRQCAALNMTNINVHLLTIEAALTKKKEHIYHAAMLDPHTAGELSIDDIKAMCDDLIAAHGEMLPKYK; this is encoded by the coding sequence ATGCCAAAGATCACGTTCATGGGCGCCGGGAGCACGATATTCGCGAAGAACGTCCTCGGCGATTCGATGATGACACCGTCATTGTGCGAGTCCGAGATCGCCCTCTATGACATCGATGCGGAGCGGTTGAAAGAGTCGAAGCTCATGCTCGATAACATCAACAAGAACGTCAATGCCGGGAAGGCGAAGATCACGGCGCATCTCGGTGTGGGCGAACGGAAGAACGCCCTTCGTGGCGCGAACTATGTGGTCGATGCCATTCAGGTCGGCGGGTATGAGCCCTCGACGGTCATCGACTTCGAGATACCGAAGAAATACGGCCTTCGTCAGACCATAGCCGATACGCTCGGCATAGGCGGGATATTCCGTGCGTTGAGGACGATACCGGTACTACTTGATTTCGCTAAAGATATGGAAGAAGTATGCCCGAATGCATGGTTCCTCAATTATACCAATCCCATGTCCATGCTCACCGGTGCAATGCTCCGCGGCACATCGGTAAAGACCGTCGGTCTCTGCCATTCAGTGCAAGGGTGCGCGGAAGGGCTCCTCAAAGGTCTTGAGATGCCGATACCGGAGAAGCTCCAGTGGGAGATCGCGGGCATCAATCACATGTCGTGGCTCCTGTCGATAACCGACGGCGGCAAGGACATGTATCCTGAGATAAAGGAACGCGCGGCGAAGAAGCTTGCCGAGGCGCGGAAGAAAGGGGCGAAGAAATACGGCGACATGGTACGCCATGCGATGATGCTTACGGTCGGTCATTACATCACCGAATCGTCGGAGCATAATGCGGAATACTCGCCGTACTGGATCAAGGCGAAATATCCGGACCTTATCGAGGAGTACAATATACCGCTCGATGAATATCCGCGCCGCTGCGTGAACCAGATCGCCGGATGGAAAAAACAGCGCGATGAACTCCTCAACGACAAGAACCTTTCGCATAAGAAGTCGCATGAGTATGGCTCCATCATCATGAACGCGATGGAGACCGATGAACCGGCGCGCATCGGCGGGAATGTGCTCAACAACGGGCTTATTACGAACCTCCCGTCGGACGCCGTTGTAGAAGTCGCATGTCTCGTCGATCGGAACGGCATACAGGGTACGCATGTCGGCATGCTCCCGCGGCAGTGCGCTGCGCTTAACATGACGAACATCAATGTACATCTTCTCACGATCGAAGCCGCGCTTACGAAAAAGAAAGAGCACATATATCACGCGGCCATGCTCGATCCGCATACGGCGGGTGAGCTTTCCATCGACGACATCAAGGCGATGTGCGATGATCTCATTGCAGCACACGGAGAAATGCTTCCGAAGTATAAATAA
- the melA gene encoding alpha-galactosidase — protein MAKKIAFIGAGSFGFTRGLVRDILTFDAFKDATIALMDIDDERLAFTKAAVEKIVAAGKYPAKVTATKDRVEAIKGADGVVITILQGGPQVFRTDIEIPKKYKVDINVGDTRGPSGIFRTLRTLPPMLDIVRDVEKYAPNAIVLNYTNPMAMLCRGMQSEFPKLSVTGLCHSVQGTAGMLAKWIGAPMKEITYFCAGINHQAFYLDFKWNGKDAYPLIRKAINEKPEIYNEEQVRNEMYLALDYYVTESSGHNSEYNAWFRKRQDLIEKYCTNGTGWNPGHHAYILEHYFKRMHDWKDLIKQELDKPVKLERGHEYAASIFNAIFGDNAVFEFNGNVRNFNIIDNLPHGCCVEVPVFASQRGLNPVHVGALPAQLAVLNNISARCEELAVEGAIEGDARKVFHAVLFDPLTSAVLSMEETRAMVNEMFQANKDYLPQFKGKITVGR, from the coding sequence ATGGCTAAGAAGATCGCATTCATCGGCGCGGGGAGCTTCGGCTTCACACGCGGTCTCGTTCGCGACATCCTCACGTTCGACGCGTTCAAGGACGCGACGATAGCGCTCATGGATATCGACGACGAGCGGCTTGCATTCACAAAAGCGGCGGTCGAGAAGATAGTCGCCGCGGGAAAATATCCGGCGAAAGTCACCGCGACGAAAGACCGCGTCGAGGCGATAAAGGGCGCCGACGGCGTCGTTATCACGATACTCCAGGGCGGACCGCAGGTGTTCCGCACCGACATCGAGATCCCGAAGAAATATAAGGTAGACATCAATGTCGGCGATACGCGCGGCCCGTCGGGGATATTTCGCACGCTCCGAACGCTCCCGCCGATGCTCGATATCGTGCGTGACGTTGAGAAGTATGCACCGAACGCGATCGTGCTTAACTATACCAACCCGATGGCCATGCTTTGCCGCGGCATGCAGAGCGAATTCCCGAAACTGTCCGTCACTGGTCTCTGCCACTCCGTGCAGGGAACAGCGGGCATGCTCGCCAAGTGGATAGGCGCGCCGATGAAGGAGATAACCTACTTCTGCGCAGGCATCAATCACCAGGCGTTCTATCTCGACTTCAAATGGAACGGCAAGGATGCGTATCCCCTCATCCGCAAGGCGATCAATGAGAAGCCTGAGATATATAATGAAGAACAGGTCCGCAACGAGATGTATCTCGCGCTCGACTACTATGTGACCGAATCGAGCGGGCACAATTCCGAGTACAATGCCTGGTTCAGAAAACGCCAGGACCTCATCGAAAAATACTGCACCAACGGTACCGGTTGGAATCCGGGGCATCATGCCTATATCCTCGAACATTACTTTAAGCGCATGCATGACTGGAAAGATCTCATCAAGCAGGAACTTGATAAACCGGTAAAGCTCGAGCGCGGTCACGAATACGCTGCATCGATATTCAACGCGATATTCGGCGACAATGCTGTGTTCGAGTTCAACGGCAATGTGCGCAATTTCAACATCATCGACAACCTGCCCCACGGCTGCTGCGTCGAGGTGCCGGTATTCGCCTCACAGCGCGGGCTTAACCCGGTGCATGTCGGTGCGCTCCCGGCGCAGCTCGCGGTGCTCAATAACATAAGCGCACGCTGCGAAGAGCTTGCGGTAGAAGGCGCGATCGAGGGCGATGCCCGCAAGGTCTTCCACGCAGTGCTGTTCGATCCGCTCACCTCGGCTGTCCTCAGCATGGAGGAGACACGCGCCATGGTCAATGAGATGTTCCAGGCGAACAAGGACTATCTGCCCCAGTTCAAAGGGAAGATCACCGTCGGCCGCTGA